Proteins from one Hydrogenivirga caldilitoris genomic window:
- a CDS encoding GTP-binding protein, translated as MLIDSSKGIVRFKVVYHGIAMSGKTTNIEQLAQQSGLDVLSFDTKEERTLVFDFITKKIKVDGFTLTFSIYTIPGQDIYRDIRKMVMRGVDAVVFVVDSSERRLSENKEFVRTLEGDLKLYGKDIESTPIVVQYNKRDLPDALPLDVLQREVSIPGKKTTEAVALQGKGVQETFDLIVEELMEKFRKMVG; from the coding sequence ATGCTTATTGACTCTTCTAAAGGGATTGTAAGGTTTAAGGTCGTTTATCACGGAATAGCTATGTCTGGGAAAACCACAAATATAGAGCAATTAGCTCAGCAAAGCGGTCTTGATGTATTGAGCTTTGATACAAAGGAGGAGAGAACCCTCGTTTTTGACTTCATAACTAAGAAGATAAAGGTAGACGGTTTCACATTGACCTTCTCCATATACACTATACCTGGCCAGGATATATACAGAGATATAAGGAAGATGGTTATGAGAGGAGTTGATGCGGTCGTGTTTGTGGTTGATTCCTCAGAGAGAAGACTTTCAGAGAACAAAGAGTTCGTTAGGACTCTGGAGGGTGACTTAAAACTTTACGGTAAAGATATAGAAAGCACACCTATAGTTGTCCAGTACAACAAAAGGGACTTACCTGACGCTCTTCCCCTTGATGTACTCCAAAGGGAAGTCTCCATACCGGGGAAGAAAACCACTGAAGCGGTTGCCCTCCAAGGCAAAGGCGTTCAGGAAACCTTTGACCTTATAGTTGAAGAACTCATGGAGAAGTTCCGGAAGATGGTAGGATAA
- a CDS encoding tRNA (adenine-N1)-methyltransferase → MFQEGDWILVRYLDKKYLKRLELKQSLNVKKNTLKFSEVIGKPDGIKIGKFEVFKPTLEEIIVLGFERKTQIIYPKDAFYIAFKLGLSKEKRVLEFGTGSGALCAVLSQLAGEVYTYEAVERFYNTARKNLERFNLGKNVKFHNLDFSEVEVEKGFFDAAFVDVREPTPYLRKLHTSLKEGAPVGFLLPTSNQVVELLKNTEGLFGNVEVLEILTRYYKTVPERFRPEDTMVGHTAYLLFCRKVIS, encoded by the coding sequence ATGTTCCAAGAGGGAGACTGGATACTCGTAAGATACCTTGACAAGAAGTACCTTAAACGGCTTGAACTGAAACAATCTCTGAACGTGAAGAAGAATACCCTGAAATTCTCAGAGGTTATAGGCAAACCTGATGGAATAAAGATTGGCAAGTTTGAAGTTTTTAAACCAACCCTTGAAGAGATAATAGTCTTAGGGTTTGAGAGGAAAACCCAGATTATATACCCAAAGGACGCCTTTTACATAGCCTTTAAACTTGGGCTATCTAAAGAGAAAAGGGTGCTTGAGTTTGGGACAGGCAGTGGGGCTCTGTGTGCTGTCCTCTCACAGCTTGCAGGAGAGGTTTATACCTATGAAGCAGTTGAAAGGTTCTATAACACTGCCAGAAAGAATTTAGAAAGGTTCAACCTCGGTAAAAATGTAAAGTTTCATAACCTTGATTTTTCGGAAGTTGAGGTTGAAAAGGGCTTCTTTGACGCAGCCTTTGTAGACGTTAGAGAACCCACACCCTACCTAAGAAAGCTTCATACCTCTTTAAAAGAAGGTGCACCCGTTGGGTTTCTGCTTCCAACTTCAAATCAGGTCGTTGAGCTTCTTAAGAATACGGAGGGACTGTTCGGAAATGTAGAGGTCCTTGAAATATTGACGAGGTACTATAAAACGGTTCCAGAAAGGTTCAGACCTGAAGATACTATGGTAGGACATACCGCGTATCTGCTCTTTTGTAGAAAAGTTATATCTTAG
- a CDS encoding DUF501 domain-containing protein — MLKVVENPIVVFERDIYRPEPTRFWILDKSFRGAISRLESEGYIKKLSEEISQDEELFNFFIGLHEREVKRRKELLKTSFPQVYEGEGKWDIACKKVLLDPNVGIGGIRNYRSKPFKVRCLHLWTAYHLGEKEFMNPIGEFVLSKI; from the coding sequence ATGCTCAAGGTTGTGGAGAATCCCATCGTGGTTTTTGAAAGAGACATATACAGACCAGAGCCTACCAGGTTCTGGATACTGGATAAGAGTTTTAGAGGAGCCATATCAAGGCTGGAATCGGAGGGGTATATAAAGAAGCTTTCCGAAGAGATTAGCCAGGATGAGGAGCTTTTCAATTTCTTTATAGGACTCCACGAAAGGGAGGTTAAGAGGAGAAAGGAGTTACTTAAAACAAGTTTCCCGCAGGTTTACGAGGGAGAAGGTAAGTGGGATATAGCTTGTAAGAAGGTTCTCCTTGACCCTAACGTGGGTATAGGAGGAATAAGGAATTACAGGAGTAAACCTTTCAAGGTCAGATGCCTTCATCTATGGACAGCCTATCATCTGGGAGAGAAAGAGTTTATGAATCCCATAGGTGAGTTTGTTCTTTCTAAGATATAA
- the mnmH gene encoding tRNA 2-selenouridine(34) synthase MnmH, producing MAYKDIEVHELFQLEDMVIVDIRSPQEFEEFHIPGAINVPLFENDEKKLIGFIYREEGLERAKELGQELARKKLEEFYARFRGLKDKHKNVVVYCWRGGMRSQGMCKAMSEMGIDLLRLKGGYRAYRQFILKDMERLLENVNFLVITGKTGVGKTKVIRALKQEGLPAIDLEDLAKDRGSVFGSVGIEERVSQKQFDSLLYEELRRINGNNVFIEDESRRIGNVYIPEAFWSKKDKGLYIELTASIDTRIRNIISDYTQKENWEEEAFTAVQKIRKYLGPQKFELVKELFEQKNYEEVVRFLIEEYYDKRYRQFGEPLLEVSCDNLKDCVEQLKEFYSQVESGILKRDEVAKP from the coding sequence ATGGCCTATAAGGATATAGAAGTTCATGAACTTTTTCAGCTTGAGGATATGGTTATCGTTGACATAAGGAGTCCACAGGAGTTTGAGGAATTTCACATACCTGGGGCGATAAACGTGCCTCTTTTTGAGAACGACGAGAAAAAACTTATAGGCTTCATATACAGAGAAGAAGGGCTTGAGAGGGCTAAGGAATTAGGACAAGAGCTCGCACGGAAGAAGTTGGAAGAGTTCTATGCACGTTTCAGAGGGCTGAAGGATAAGCATAAGAACGTTGTTGTTTACTGCTGGCGGGGTGGTATGAGAAGTCAGGGAATGTGTAAAGCCATGTCCGAGATGGGAATTGATCTCCTTCGTCTCAAAGGCGGATACAGGGCATACAGGCAGTTTATTCTGAAAGATATGGAGAGGTTGCTTGAAAATGTGAATTTTCTGGTTATTACGGGAAAGACGGGGGTGGGAAAAACCAAAGTCATAAGAGCGTTGAAACAAGAAGGTTTGCCAGCAATAGACCTGGAAGACCTGGCTAAAGACAGAGGGTCCGTGTTCGGGAGCGTGGGAATTGAGGAAAGGGTATCCCAAAAACAGTTTGATTCTCTGCTTTATGAAGAGTTAAGGCGTATAAATGGAAACAATGTATTCATAGAAGATGAGAGCAGAAGAATCGGCAACGTATACATACCTGAAGCTTTCTGGAGCAAGAAGGATAAAGGTTTGTACATAGAGCTCACCGCAAGCATAGATACGCGTATAAGGAACATAATCTCAGACTACACTCAGAAAGAGAACTGGGAGGAGGAAGCCTTTACAGCAGTTCAGAAGATAAGGAAGTATTTAGGACCTCAGAAGTTTGAGTTGGTAAAGGAGCTCTTTGAGCAAAAAAACTATGAAGAAGTCGTGAGATTCCTGATAGAGGAATACTATGACAAGAGATACAGGCAGTTTGGAGAACCCCTCTTAGAGGTCAGTTGTGATAACCTTAAAGATTGTGTGGAGCAGTTGAAGGAATTCTACTCGCAGGTTGAGTCCGGCATATTAAAAAGAGATGAGGTTGCAAAGCCTTAA
- the rplS gene encoding 50S ribosomal protein L19, which translates to MNSILEKVQKRYIQEKEYPDFKVGDTIKVYYRIKEGDRERIQPFEGVVIRIRGGGADKTFTVRKESYGVGIERIFPFYSPNIEKIEIVKIGRVRRAKLYFLRELKGKVAQRKIKEIKRWEYEAMQRKKEEARRQREEEAKAEEVQEQTTEEIKAEEAPQEE; encoded by the coding sequence ATGAACAGCATTCTGGAAAAGGTTCAGAAAAGGTACATACAGGAGAAGGAATACCCAGATTTCAAGGTAGGAGATACTATAAAGGTTTATTACAGGATAAAGGAAGGAGACAGAGAGAGAATACAACCTTTTGAAGGAGTCGTTATAAGAATAAGGGGTGGTGGAGCTGACAAGACCTTCACGGTGAGGAAGGAATCTTACGGTGTAGGTATTGAGAGGATATTTCCTTTTTATAGCCCCAATATAGAGAAAATAGAGATAGTTAAAATAGGTAGGGTCAGAAGGGCTAAACTCTACTTCCTGAGGGAGCTCAAAGGAAAGGTAGCCCAGAGGAAGATTAAGGAGATAAAGAGGTGGGAATACGAGGCTATGCAGAGGAAGAAGGAGGAAGCTCGGAGGCAGAGGGAGGAAGAGGCTAAGGCTGAAGAAGTTCAAGAGCAAACAACGGAGGAAATCAAAGCTGAAGAAGCTCCGCAGGAAGAATGA
- a CDS encoding ribonuclease HII produces MIEYEEKFWREGLTVAGVDEAGRGPLAGPVVAAAVILPPFTEPFLKGDSKKLTKKEREELYEFIRETAVAVGTAVVDSSVIDRINIYQATKLAMKRALRDLKHTFDVVISDYVKLEEFNCLPLVKGDERSLSCACASVIAKVLRDRIMERFHEVYPEYEFVKHKGYPTRKHRELIRKFGITEIHRKSFRL; encoded by the coding sequence ATGATTGAGTATGAAGAAAAGTTCTGGAGGGAAGGTCTTACCGTAGCTGGTGTGGATGAAGCCGGGAGGGGTCCCCTCGCGGGTCCAGTGGTTGCCGCTGCGGTCATACTTCCACCCTTTACAGAACCTTTCTTGAAGGGAGATTCCAAAAAGCTAACTAAGAAGGAGAGGGAGGAACTCTACGAATTTATAAGAGAGACCGCCGTGGCGGTGGGGACCGCGGTGGTAGACAGTTCCGTCATAGACAGGATAAACATATATCAGGCTACCAAGCTCGCCATGAAGAGGGCTCTTAGAGACTTGAAACATACCTTTGACGTGGTTATAAGCGACTATGTGAAGCTGGAAGAATTTAACTGTCTGCCTCTCGTGAAGGGAGATGAAAGGAGTCTGAGCTGCGCCTGTGCAAGTGTAATAGCAAAGGTTCTGAGGGATAGAATAATGGAGAGATTCCATGAGGTTTACCCCGAATACGAGTTTGTAAAACATAAGGGGTATCCGACCAGGAAACACAGGGAGCTTATAAGGAAGTTCGGCATAACGGAGATACACAGGAAGAGCTTCAGGCTATGA
- the rsmH gene encoding 16S rRNA (cytosine(1402)-N(4))-methyltransferase RsmH, whose protein sequence is MHVPVLLEESTDLLLGNGGKLYVDCTLGLGGHTKRILEKNPEAFVIGIDRDEEAIELAKETLREFEGRFAIYKADFADLDAVLEAEGIDKVDGFLFDLGVSMFQLKSERGFSFQIEAPLDMRMDREQRLTAYRVVNEYSEKELARIIWEYGEEKLSRKIARAMVEYRKKKPIETTKELADIILSVYPERLKHGRIHPATKTFQAIRIEVNRELENLKEALEKTVDRLNKGGRLVVISFHSLEDRIVKNFFREHSQEFRILTKKPITPSEEEVKMNPAARSAKLRAGERI, encoded by the coding sequence ATGCACGTTCCAGTTTTGCTTGAAGAGTCAACAGACCTTTTACTTGGAAACGGAGGTAAGCTCTACGTTGACTGCACCCTCGGTCTCGGAGGGCACACGAAGAGAATATTGGAGAAGAATCCTGAAGCTTTCGTTATAGGTATAGACAGGGATGAGGAAGCCATAGAGCTCGCCAAGGAGACCCTGAGGGAATTTGAAGGGAGGTTTGCTATATACAAAGCGGACTTTGCCGACCTTGATGCCGTCCTTGAAGCCGAGGGTATAGATAAGGTTGATGGTTTCCTATTTGACCTCGGTGTCTCCATGTTCCAGCTGAAGAGTGAAAGGGGCTTTTCCTTTCAGATAGAGGCTCCCCTTGACATGAGGATGGACAGAGAGCAGAGGCTTACCGCCTACAGGGTGGTGAACGAGTATTCTGAGAAGGAGCTTGCGAGGATAATCTGGGAATACGGGGAGGAGAAGCTGAGCAGGAAGATAGCCAGAGCGATGGTTGAGTACAGGAAGAAGAAACCAATAGAAACCACGAAGGAGCTTGCCGACATAATCCTTTCCGTTTACCCAGAAAGACTCAAACACGGGAGGATACACCCGGCAACTAAGACCTTTCAGGCTATAAGGATAGAGGTAAACAGGGAGCTTGAAAACCTTAAGGAAGCTCTGGAAAAGACTGTGGATAGGCTGAACAAGGGAGGAAGACTCGTGGTTATAAGCTTCCACTCCTTAGAGGACAGGATAGTTAAGAACTTCTTCAGAGAGCACTCTCAGGAGTTTAGGATTCTGACGAAGAAACCAATAACACCCTCCGAGGAGGAGGTAAAGATGAATCCGGCTGCCAGAAGTGCTAAATTAAGAGCAGGGGAGAGGATATGA
- the nadC gene encoding carboxylating nicotinate-nucleotide diphosphorylase codes for MNRLFIRSQLQRFLEEDLGTGDITTELVCSEETVRAVIKAKSDGILAGLPFVQELFLMLGGVYVRPCVSEGSEFKRGDTLIELEGRADQILMGERLALNILQSLSGIATRTREFVKALEGTGVKILDTRKTTPGYRFFEKYAVRVGGGKNHRFALYDMVLIKDNHKRVAGEVEEVIRRIKEKVSPAYKIEVEVESLEELDKVLTLGVDIVMLDNFSPEEVKEAVKLVKERAEVEVSGNITLENVKEYAVEGVNYISSGSIIYGASWCDLSLKVL; via the coding sequence ATGAACAGACTCTTCATTCGCTCCCAGCTCCAGCGTTTCTTAGAGGAAGATTTAGGGACGGGTGATATAACCACGGAGCTGGTCTGTTCCGAGGAAACCGTCAGAGCCGTGATAAAGGCGAAGTCTGATGGTATCCTTGCCGGTCTTCCCTTTGTTCAGGAGCTATTTCTAATGCTGGGAGGTGTTTATGTAAGACCTTGCGTGAGCGAAGGTTCGGAGTTCAAGAGAGGAGATACTCTGATAGAACTTGAAGGGAGAGCGGATCAGATACTCATGGGAGAAAGGCTTGCTCTGAACATCCTTCAAAGTCTCTCCGGTATAGCCACGCGCACAAGGGAGTTCGTAAAGGCACTGGAGGGAACGGGGGTAAAGATTTTAGATACCCGAAAGACCACGCCGGGTTACAGGTTCTTTGAAAAGTATGCAGTTAGGGTCGGAGGCGGAAAGAACCACAGGTTCGCCCTCTACGATATGGTTCTTATAAAGGATAACCACAAGAGGGTAGCGGGAGAAGTGGAGGAGGTGATAAGGAGGATAAAAGAAAAGGTCAGCCCTGCATACAAAATAGAGGTGGAGGTGGAAAGTTTGGAGGAGCTTGATAAGGTTCTCACTCTGGGCGTTGATATAGTTATGTTAGACAACTTCTCTCCCGAAGAGGTGAAGGAGGCGGTGAAGCTCGTGAAGGAGAGGGCGGAGGTGGAAGTTTCGGGCAACATAACCCTGGAAAACGTAAAAGAATATGCTGTAGAGGGGGTAAACTATATCTCCTCCGGCTCCATCATCTACGGCGCTTCTTGGTGCGACCTTTCTCTGAAGGTTCTTTAA
- a CDS encoding glycerophosphodiester phosphodiesterase, translating into MGYMLSSASMRKPKIIAHRGYSSKFRENTWEAFEGAYQVRADMIELDLVLTKDRKIFVNHDLNINGKLIRDMNLEEAKKMIPGSMEVSEVLKWTEDRGIGLYLDIKDRDMIEELTHILKDFGYKTDIVVSSSDDFPFMRRFKELNDHILTALLFRNVLPPEDMVSLARKYQGDIIHPCWEDKHPFPHTLISSEDIEHMKGEGFEVVCWHEERESELRELVKKGFWGITTNDPEKLRDIVDKL; encoded by the coding sequence ATGGGTTATATGTTATCATCTGCCAGTATGAGGAAACCTAAGATAATAGCCCACAGGGGATACAGCTCCAAATTCAGGGAAAATACCTGGGAAGCCTTTGAGGGAGCTTATCAAGTTAGAGCCGATATGATAGAGCTTGACCTCGTCCTTACAAAGGACAGAAAGATATTCGTAAACCATGACCTTAATATAAATGGGAAGCTCATAAGGGATATGAACCTTGAAGAAGCCAAGAAGATGATACCGGGCTCTATGGAGGTTTCGGAGGTTTTGAAATGGACTGAGGACAGAGGCATCGGGCTTTACTTAGACATAAAGGACAGGGACATGATAGAGGAGCTTACCCACATACTGAAGGACTTCGGATATAAAACCGATATCGTCGTCTCCTCCTCCGACGACTTTCCTTTCATGAGGAGGTTTAAAGAGCTTAACGACCACATACTCACGGCGTTACTCTTCAGGAACGTCCTTCCGCCGGAGGACATGGTGAGCCTTGCCCGTAAGTATCAGGGGGACATAATTCATCCCTGCTGGGAAGACAAGCATCCGTTCCCTCACACGTTAATAAGTTCTGAGGATATAGAGCACATGAAAGGTGAGGGTTTTGAGGTCGTCTGCTGGCACGAGGAGAGAGAGTCTGAGCTAAGAGAGCTTGTCAAAAAGGGCTTCTGGGGCATTACCACTAACGACCCGGAGAAGTTGAGGGATATAGTTGATAAGCTATAA
- a CDS encoding bifunctional L-myo-inositol-1-phosphate cytidylyltransferase/CDP-L-myo-inositol myo-inositolphosphotransferase, with protein sequence MDTAVILCAGLAKRMQGYTQYLPKPLIRVAGREILYRTIKLLDSKGISKFVLVVNEHNREPIENFVRRLGISYEIVLNEHPEKENGYSLYLARNHVNGRFVLTMGDHLYSEEFIEEALKGEGLIVDELALYTDRKEATKVLCKEGKIEKIGKDLKNFNGYDTGFFILDESVFETAERLVKEREKVTLSEIVKEAHIKCTPVSGKFWTDVDTPEDIERAKKALVRASVKGTGDGFISRHLNRKVSLWFSERLVDKLTPNRATWLTFFIGVFSALVALLSPALGGLLYQLSSMLDGIDGEIARASMRTTRFGGYLDSVLDRYTDFLFLSSLALWLKPSQEFLPWVLLAIFGSLMVSYSTERFRGAYCEDAYGVVKELRWLPGKRDERIFFIMLFCLFGWIKALFILLALVTNVRVILTLWLVWKHRGSV encoded by the coding sequence ATGGATACAGCGGTTATCCTCTGTGCAGGTCTGGCTAAGAGGATGCAGGGATACACCCAGTACTTGCCAAAGCCTCTGATAAGGGTGGCGGGAAGGGAAATACTCTATAGAACGATTAAACTCCTTGATAGTAAAGGGATAAGCAAGTTCGTCTTGGTGGTGAACGAACACAACAGGGAACCTATAGAGAACTTCGTCAGAAGACTCGGCATAAGCTACGAGATAGTTCTCAACGAACATCCCGAGAAGGAAAACGGCTACTCCCTGTACTTGGCAAGAAATCACGTCAACGGGAGGTTCGTCCTTACTATGGGAGACCACCTCTATTCGGAGGAATTTATTGAAGAAGCACTAAAAGGGGAAGGTCTTATCGTGGACGAGCTCGCCCTATACACCGACAGGAAGGAAGCGACAAAGGTTCTCTGTAAAGAAGGGAAGATTGAGAAGATAGGCAAAGACTTGAAGAACTTTAACGGGTATGATACGGGTTTCTTCATTCTTGACGAAAGCGTGTTTGAAACTGCCGAGAGGCTTGTTAAGGAAAGGGAAAAGGTAACCCTGAGCGAGATAGTAAAGGAAGCCCATATAAAGTGCACTCCAGTTTCAGGTAAGTTCTGGACGGACGTTGATACACCGGAAGATATAGAGCGGGCGAAGAAGGCTCTGGTAAGGGCTTCGGTAAAGGGAACGGGAGACGGTTTTATCTCAAGGCACCTCAACAGGAAGGTATCCCTGTGGTTCTCCGAAAGACTTGTAGACAAGCTCACACCCAATCGGGCTACTTGGCTCACCTTCTTCATAGGGGTGTTTTCTGCCCTGGTGGCACTACTCAGTCCCGCTCTGGGAGGACTTCTGTATCAACTCAGCTCAATGTTAGACGGGATAGATGGGGAGATAGCGAGGGCGAGCATGAGAACGACAAGGTTCGGGGGATACCTTGACTCCGTCCTTGACAGATACACCGACTTTCTCTTTCTGTCATCTCTTGCTCTGTGGCTCAAGCCTTCTCAGGAGTTCCTTCCATGGGTTCTTCTTGCGATTTTCGGCTCTTTAATGGTGAGCTACTCAACGGAGAGGTTCAGGGGAGCTTACTGTGAGGACGCCTACGGCGTGGTAAAAGAACTCAGGTGGCTTCCTGGAAAAAGGGACGAGAGGATTTTCTTCATAATGCTCTTCTGTCTCTTTGGTTGGATAAAGGCGCTTTTTATCCTGCTTGCTCTGGTCACAAACGTGAGGGTTATATTAACCCTGTGGCTCGTGTGGAAGCATAGGGGAAGTGTTTAA
- a CDS encoding uracil-DNA glycosylase encodes MHSLEGLNRKIVECQKCERLSTYIREVARKKVRRYADWEYWGKPLPGFGDPEAKLLIVGLAPAAHGGNRTGRMFTGDSSGDWLAKALYETGFANKPTSESRDDGLELKDAYITAVVRCAPPENKPTKEEMENCNGYLVEELKLLKNVKVILCLGSIALKGTLMALKDLYPEAKLKGIKSGRGLKYKPEGIPYTLITSYHPSKQNTQTGRLKWEDWIRVFEEIKSLLEGR; translated from the coding sequence ATGCATTCCTTAGAAGGACTCAACAGGAAAATTGTTGAGTGTCAAAAGTGTGAAAGACTTTCTACCTACATAAGGGAGGTGGCACGTAAGAAAGTCAGAAGATACGCCGACTGGGAATACTGGGGTAAACCCCTTCCCGGCTTCGGAGACCCAGAGGCAAAGTTATTGATCGTTGGGCTCGCGCCTGCGGCTCACGGAGGGAACAGGACGGGGAGGATGTTTACAGGGGACAGCTCAGGGGACTGGCTCGCCAAGGCTCTCTACGAAACCGGTTTCGCCAACAAACCTACATCCGAGAGCAGAGACGACGGGCTTGAGCTTAAAGATGCTTACATAACAGCAGTGGTCAGGTGCGCCCCTCCGGAGAATAAACCCACAAAGGAGGAGATGGAGAACTGCAACGGGTATCTGGTTGAAGAGTTAAAACTTCTGAAAAACGTTAAGGTTATCCTCTGCCTAGGAAGTATAGCCTTAAAGGGAACTTTAATGGCTCTGAAAGACCTTTACCCTGAAGCTAAGCTCAAAGGCATAAAGTCCGGACGCGGACTCAAGTATAAGCCCGAAGGGATTCCCTACACTCTTATTACCTCCTATCACCCGAGCAAACAGAACACCCAGACGGGGAGGCTTAAGTGGGAGGACTGGATTAGGGTTTTTGAGGAGATAAAGAGCCTGCTGGAGGGTAGGTAG
- a CDS encoding type II toxin-antitoxin system HicB family antitoxin, with protein MERNELVFIVEEEPEGGYTAKAVGHAIFTQGETLEELKENIKDAVRCHFEREEELPSQIKLHIIREEVIPYA; from the coding sequence ATGGAAAGAAACGAGCTGGTTTTTATAGTTGAAGAAGAGCCAGAAGGTGGTTATACCGCTAAAGCGGTAGGACATGCTATATTCACGCAGGGGGAAACCCTTGAAGAACTCAAAGAAAACATAAAGGATGCTGTAAGGTGTCATTTTGAAAGGGAAGAAGAACTCCCTTCCCAGATCAAGCTACATATAATAAGGGAAGAGGTTATACCTTATGCCTAA
- the rimM gene encoding ribosome maturation factor RimM (Essential for efficient processing of 16S rRNA): protein MEYIVIGKVIDTFGVKGELKVLPMAPEEVFEKLKRVYLKRVGGEYVPFKVEGVRRHENFLLIKFKGYNDLGSVEQFKGAHLFLPEKELPKRDEEEFYAYELIGMEVVTNKGKRLGKVKRVEDFGVYDMLVLENEKIMIPFVSDIVLNVDRRERRIEVKEELVLF, encoded by the coding sequence ATGGAATACATAGTTATCGGTAAGGTCATAGACACCTTCGGTGTTAAGGGAGAGCTTAAAGTCCTTCCCATGGCTCCCGAGGAGGTCTTTGAGAAGCTCAAAAGAGTCTATCTCAAGAGAGTCGGAGGCGAGTATGTACCCTTTAAAGTTGAGGGTGTGAGGAGACACGAGAACTTCTTACTGATTAAGTTCAAGGGCTACAACGACCTCGGTTCTGTTGAGCAGTTCAAAGGTGCCCACCTCTTTCTTCCCGAAAAGGAACTACCCAAGAGGGACGAGGAGGAGTTCTATGCCTACGAGCTTATAGGGATGGAGGTTGTTACGAACAAAGGAAAGAGGCTTGGAAAGGTGAAGAGGGTGGAGGACTTCGGAGTTTACGACATGCTCGTTCTGGAAAATGAGAAGATAATGATTCCCTTTGTGAGCGATATAGTCCTGAATGTTGATAGGAGGGAAAGAAGAATAGAGGTTAAGGAGGAACTGGTGTTGTTTTAA